GTATGTAAAATTTACATATATGGCgggtataataataaattaatttaatatgcaATGCTCGAGGAATGAATTAGTTAATAATAGTTTAGTTTTTGGTTTGAGGAaaatcaattattgaaataattactgATAGTACCGAGAAGGTATGTTGCATTctttttcaagacaaaaaattagcGACACGACTATACAGTTGtatcaaatgtatttgaaatggaGACCACATTTCAAATTCGTTCATATACGACGAATTACGTCGAATGGAAAATTATATTGGTGGAATCAGAAAATAAAGGAtgttctttatatttaatatacgGCGGATACCACGTCAGAATTACACGTGTATTGTCAAATTATCCGACAAATTCCACGTCAagattacatgtattttatcaaattatctGACGGATACCACGTCGGAATTACAtgcatattattaatttatccggCGGATACCACGTCGGGATTTCATGTATTCTATAAGATTATCAGACGGATACCACGTCGGGATAACAAGTATTTTATCACATTATACGACGGATACCACGTTGGAATTGCATGTATATTATTAATTCATCCGTCGGATACCACGTCGGGATTACATGTCTTTTATGGAATTTAACGACGGATGCCACGTCGTGAGTAGATGTATTACATTTAAGTATATGACGGATACCACGTcctatttgttgtattttatataaatgattcgACGGATCCCACGTCGTTATTACGAATACAAATGATACTCtacaaaaagtaaacaaatcgGACGGATACCACGTCCTaagtttcatatatatattaagagaGAAAGGTACACAGAGAAATATTACCTTTCAGGCGGATTTGGTAGACGGCCAGGGCGGAAGTAACAGCGCACATGCGCCTCAAGAGAGCCTTTTTGAGAGGCTGACAAAAATGGGGAATAGCACGTCATCCTCATCAACAGGGTTTCCCGAATGGAACCAATTATCAAGATGTATGGAAACTATGACGGAAAGCATGAAATGCTTACAACGAGAGGTCACCTCGTTAAAACGGGGGAATTCCCAAGAAAGTGATGACCCCTCGCCGTGTGAGAAATAGGTCTGCCTTGATAAAGATTATGAGAGCTCAGATGAGGATGATATtgatcagttttttttttactgataagATTGAAGGGGTCTGCGACAGGGAAGTAAATGAATGGGATGCCCTGTCAGATGTCTTCATCCAGGACATAGAAACTGGAGATCCAGTTCAAGATGATTTGGCAACGGTGGTTAATAAATCATTGAGATCAAAAACAAAAGAggaaaaaacattgaaaatcttGAAGTTACCAAAGTTGACGAGATACTGTGGAATCAGTTAAAACCAGAAACAAAGGCCTACGATTATGGGCAGCAGAAATTACAAGCCGTCCTTCGTCAGGCTCTTGTTCCAGTTGTAAAATTGATGCAAACTATCAAAACAGACGGTAACAAGGAAAATAAAGAATTAGTTGGGGACATTTTTAAAATCCTAGCGCAGGGAGTTGTCTCATCAAACGAAAATCGGAGACAaaagattaaaaacaatttactaCCGGCATACAAAAATTTGTGTGACAACCCATCCTCGGCAGCAATGCTATTCGGGGACAAACTGGAAGAAGATattaagaaaatgaaagaaaCCAAGGCAAAACTAACACCAGATCAACCAAACAAGCCTTTTTTATCGAAaagaggaggggggggggggggggcaccgATCATACAACAACAGAAAGTTCACTGCTTACCCTCCTGGCAACAATCAAGCACAGACGAACTTTCAACGTCCGTGGAAACGCCAACAGCAAaagtacacaaaaacaaaccgAAAATAATATCTGTAAGTAAAGATATCAATGTACGGTTTTGCAACACAGCTGAAAATTTTCGTGCTGGAAAAACAGGGGATAATATCAATGTATGGGAAACAATTACTAGAAACAAATGGATACTTAATACTATAGCAGGTTGCACTATAGAGCTTTCTGATATTCCGCAACAAAAATATGTTCCAAAACCGATAAAATTTTCGCACGAAGAAAACACTAAAATTCGCAATGAATTAAATAGATTTTTGGAATGTagaataattgaaaaggcacCAGAAaccacaaaaaataaatttatttctaccATTTTTATCAGACCGAAAAAAGATGGACGCGTACGTGTAATACTTAACCTCAAGTACTTGACAGTCACAGTAGTGTTTACTTTATCGATGATTCGTGTTTGGCCGGGGATAACTTCGATTCGTGTACACAGAATGTAATTGATACCGTAAAGTTAATGGACAAGCTGGGTTTAACGGTAAATTTAGAAAAGTCCGTTCTTATTCCATGTACAAAGATTATATTTTTAGGCTTTGTATTGTGTTCAGTCTCAATGACAGTGAGGTTGACGAAGGAGAAATGCCATGATATTATCGCAGTATGTAGAGACATGCTTTTTACCAGTAGAACAACAATAAGAAACTTTTCTAAACTGATCGGTAAACTAATCGCGGCAGAACCAGGTGTTCAACACGCTCCTTTATACATTAGGCCTCTtgaaaagataaaagaaatCCAATTAAAAAGCATAGAGGTAATTTTGATAGCTTTATGAACGTGCCGAGAAGCATAGACGTTTCTTTACACTGGTGGAtacataatgttgaaaaaagttacaaaaacaTCGGATCAAAAAGTCCAGAAATTGTTATCTATACAGACGCATCCAACGATATGTATGGCGCATACAATGTAACAACTGGTTCTAAAACGTGTGGATACTGGAGTCCAGTTgatcaaacattttacataaatgttttggaatTAAAAGCTTGCGATATAGGACTCATAACTTTATGTAAAACCGTTACAAATAAACGTATTCGTCTGTATACAGATAATACAACAAGCTGTGCGTATATAAATAAGTATGGGGGAAATTTGAATCATTAGATAGTATTGCAAGAAGAATATGGTTTTGGTGCATTGAAAGAAACATTCAATTAACAGTTTCCCACATAGCGGGCACGGATAATAAAACAGCAGACAAACTCAGTAGATCCACTAATGATGATATTGAATGGTCATTGGACCAAGGGGTCTTCAATAAGTTGAAATTACATTTCCCTCAGATGGAGATAGATTTATTTGCTTCAGGTTTGAACACCAAACTGAAGAAATTTGTATCGAGACATCCTGAACCAAAATCATTTGCTGTAGACGCATTTACTTTACAATGGTCagggtatttattttatatattccCTCCTTTCAGTCTACTGTCGAGGATTCTTCAAAAGGTGGAAGAAGACAAAACGCAGGCAATTCTTGTCGCGCCAATTTGGCCAACGCAAAGTTGGTGGCCAGATCTTTTGaagttaacaaaaaacaatgtattaGTGTTACCAAACACccagaacattttgaaattagtgcacaaaccaaacaaacaacatccattaaaaaagatgcGCTTAGCTGTTTTCAGCATATCAGGCGAGCGTTGGGAAGACGAGGCATTTCGGGAACAGCTCAAGACCTCATTCTCAACTCCTGGAGACAAGGGACAAAACTCCAGTATAACACTTATATTACAAAATGGTTACGTTTCTGTGAAGGGAAGGCAAATCCCTTTAGTGCACCTATAAGTGTGGTTGTTAGCTTTCTTACATAATTGTTTGTACAAGGATTAAGCTACTCCACATTAAATACCGCAAGGTCGGCTATAAGTTGTATCCTTAGATTAACTGGAAATACAAATATTCACGGTGATGAAGTGATAAGAATGTTTATGAAAGGGGTATTAAATGAGAAACCATCATTGCCAAAGTACAAAACCACTTGGGATGTGAAGACTGTAttacaatatttgaaacaaatagatACAGGGTCATTATTGTCCCTATCTTGCAAACTGTGCATGCTGTTTCTTCTGGTAACAGCTTAACGTTGTCAAACACTTTATGTTATCAAACTGTCGGGCATTCATCAAACTGCCGGAGGCATTGTCATACACGTTTCAGAACTGATCAAGCAGAGTCGGCCAGGCGTCCATTTGGACCCAATTGTGTTCAATGCATACAGGActgatgaaaatatatgcattgtaaaaaactttgaatgattacattgaCAGAACGAAATATCTTAGGAAAGATGATAGCTTACTTGTTTCAACAACAAAGCCACATGCCAAAGTGTCCAAACAAACTATTACTCGTTGGATAAAACTTATCTTATTGAAAGCGGGtgtttcaacaaaatataaggCACATAGCACCAGAGCGGCAGCCACGTCATTTGCATTTGAAAAAGTGGTGCCGCTAACTGACATTATTAAAACAGCAGGTTGgagtaatgaaaaaaaacttttgctaaatattataaaaaaccagtcatttcaacaaaatcatTGATACAGAATGTGATACTTGATTGACTAATTATGCTATCATCATGTAATTTGACggcaaacatatatacaaatataatacaaaataaagatcTGTAAAGATTTTGCTGATTTGGTTGgatacaatatttttcagaaattatcTCTGAATTATCTGTGGGGCTCAGAAGGGATTTTATGTGTTGGATGAAATTGAATGATTAAGCTAGACTTACCTTTGAAGAAGGGAAGGCGAAGGTTGATCATAATTTCATCCAACACAAAAATCCCTCTGAGCTCACACACCCGCCCAAGTTACCCAAACCCAAAAtatgaatttctttcaaaatattgccatttTGGCAAGCAAAATAGAAATACTCTAAAATATGACCACCTTGGTGTGCTGATAAGCTGCGTCGGTTATCTGTGTGAGCTCAGGGGGATTTTTGTGTTGGATGAAATTATGATCAACCTTCGCCTTCCCTTCTTCAAAGGTAAGTCTAGCTTAatcattcaattaaacataaagggaataaatagtatgtgggtAGAATGaagccttaaacataaaccttaTTAATATGTCCATGGAATTTCGTTGGATGCATTTGGATTATCTGATAACCCAGGTAGTAAATTAAATTCGCCTGagtcaagtttgaagtgtagagtagattttactaaaaatgcCTAAATATTTTATCCatggcagtgcattgtttattaaACCAAAGCTTCAACGCTTTACAGTATCGGGTGATAAATTCACTTAACACAAATTACTGGACGTGCAAACAGCATTCAACATGAAGGCGTACATGATATTTACTACTTTAATTATTCTTAATGTTACTGGAATACTTATATCcgtaaatgtttacaaatataaagttaaatttGCTTTTGAAATAGTGGACAACTTTGAAGAGATAAAGTTTAAGTCGGGTGATTttggatttaaatatataaaacaggtAAGTGAACACAGGTTTATAAATGGATATCCACTGAGTGTCAAGTTTTACACACAACCCATCGGAATGGGGCTAGTTTATTTAGATTATTAcgtatttgttggcatttacaactgtttaaagctgcaatctcacagattgattatagCCAATGtgtgcgtaaatgtctggaaaacagtgatataagactgctagtAAAAAGCAGATCGCAATTTTCATATATACGttcgaaattgatgttttaaggcttaaagcgttactaaagttttgaaataagaaactAAATTATCGgaagttttccaaacaattgagatctgtatTATCATGAGTTATCAtttttgactgaattgaaggcattggtgACAAAAACAGCTGATTCTCAGACAAAAGAAGAAGAAGCTGtcaaacattcaatctgtgagagtgaagctttaaacgTCTATAGAACATAATCATAGTAGACATAGCAACAATACATGCTTTAGCTAAATTACCTGAATTTTTCaagttatattatttaaacattaacagtgacatatatttaaaataacaaacggttaagaaaatgattaaagagaacaaatataattaatccAGTGATTCATTGGTTTAGTGAAAAAAATAGTCGGTCagaaattgtatttaaatgtacacaACAATATGAAAATTTCCTCAAGACTCGTCTtagaaatttgaaataaactgtaCTTGAAAGCTAACGTATAATGATCTATGATTAACCAGTGTGATCTATGAGTGTTCATGAAGATACTTTCGATGATACTTAAATTCCTGTTTGAACACTATCAAATAGcagttatatattaaattgtgtCATTGAATTTAAGAcgaattttttgtttgtttgttttgtatttcattttaatttccaTCTCATCGCTTTCTTTCGTAGTTCATGATATAACGACCTAGATTGGTCTTTATATATGTGTTCAGAAACACATAATTTAGATTATGCCTTATAATAATGACCATGCACGATCctagttttcttttctttttaaactaGACTTATGTTAGACTAAGAGGAATTTCTGTTATAAGTACGTTGAACATACGCTCTATCATATTCACTTGCCTAGTTGAAAGTTTATTTAAGGCGAAATTTCCCAAGGAACTGACTGTTATTCCCTCTGATATAATGGACATTTGCGTTGAACTTACTAAAACATGTCAACACAAAGTGTTGAATGTCAGGGACTCATTGTAACTTTTTGGGCACTGACCGATGTAAGAAGCCCAAGAAAAGTGTCATTGTTTATTGAAAGGTATATTCTACAAATGTTTTCACCAATGTCGGATAACTGacaaaaatgatgttgttttgtaCAAATAATTGCTTAAAACACTAACTCAATTGGACACTTTTTGAATATATCCATGAGtacttttcatatttatttactgtCATTCAAgattattaaaagttttaatgaTCATGAAGGAAGTGTACggatttcatttttatactttGAATATAGggaaaaatacatacatgttggCAATAAAACGGTAACCATGTTGCAAATGCTAATATAGGGACTAAtgcattatgtatttatttatggaTTACACATcgtttatacaattatttgtgTAACAATGTGATTAccaacaattttattattcctataaattttatatataactatcagttcattttttgcattatttattgttAAGATTGTTCAATGGCCACGATATACGAACACTTCAACTCTAAATAGATCAACTTGTATAGGCTTATTAAAGGTACATTTTCTAATGCTAcagttgtgttgttttttgtaatttgttgtTAGTCATTTATATAGCTACACATGGGACATGTACCTATAGTGTGGCTGTaactttgtttcaaaaacacaaaaaacacacgCACAGCTACCATGCAAGCTACAGCTTTAGAAATACAACTTCAATTGTGACTTGACATGTTGCTCAGTATGTATTTAGAGcacatttcatatcataataGGACACATAAGTGCaatgacaaacaatattgtttaaagttgATGTTGAATTCTACGAAATGGCCGCACTTGAATAATATCAATCGCAATAAAAAATGAGTAAGCATGCATCCTTCGCCTAGCTACACCATTGCAACCTATTCGTTTCGTATCAAGATATTAAATCATGTCCGTTACGTCATCAATTATTCTTTCCGTAGTATAATGTTACGTTATTAAATTCGTGAATTATGTAATAGCTTATGTAAGcaaataacaaattataacgatatatatatactatagcATCTTTGAACGGTATAACTTACGAACACTCCTTTGATCTTTCTTACAGAGAATTGTATGTATTCTTTGAAAAAGCCACGTTAATTTGATATGTTAAAAAGCTTTGAAGATATTTCATCTGTTAAAAAGTACCTTATTTGGCATGCCTCACAACCTTCAAAGCTTATTAAACAACATGTATCATATTCATTATACAAAAACTTATTTGTAACTTTATCTGATCCTGCACTACGACCGAAATTCAAACAAGATATATTTCTTCTGACATCATCAACAGTTAAAGGtagattttataaataaaacatcccttatttcttcatataatatagtttcatttacataaataacatcCTAATATTTGTTGCTTTAAAATGATcacacttattatttttttccagatcGCGATCAAGCTTCATGTGTTTGAGGCAAACACAACAGCTTTATGGAGAGCAGATCAACTTTCACGAGCGTTCAGAGAACAGTTTTCAAGCGAggtcaaaatgtttaacatgaaaacattaatttgccTCATTGAAGAcaaatataacttatttattttaaaatttaaaggtCAAGAACACAATTAATATTCAGTTTAATGAAATGATAAAGAAGTTTTTGATAATGGTGATCTTACttgtatcaaatttaataaTGACATGTCCTTTTAAATTTCTTATAGATTTCGGCTGCTGAACCATACCATGAATCCGAAGTTCCAAGTAGATCACCGACCCCTTACCGTGGAAGGAACAGGAGCAGAAACAGAAGAGACCTTCGGAAATCTCAAGTAAAAAACTTTTTCATTTAAGTCTAGTAGGATGCAAAAAGGGTTAGTTGGTATATGTATATTCAATTGTAAAACACAGTTGCCGAATGACATAAGAAACCTTACACCCCATTTAGCTATGGGACAAGTGAACCATTATTTAAGCGATGATTTAAGTATGATTATAATCATGCACTTTTATTTGTTAGTCCTACTTCATGTTACAGTTGTATAAATCCTGTGCGGTATATTACGACCCGGATGTAGAGGAGGCTTGGAAGATTGGGTATACAGGGAAGAATGTCACTGTTGCAGTCGTTGATACTGGTGTCTATGTCGACCATCCAGACCTACGAATGAATGTTGTAAGTAAAAGCCTTCTGTCGGGAGGAAGGTTTACAAAACGCCCTATTTTCTAATAACTGTTTATGTTGTTAGTATAAAACCCGACCTTCATGTTTCCACAAACAGCCCCATACAAATATCTACAATTTGGCTAGCTAAAATTGCACCAAGGCTATAAATAATGTATAGATGATTATCTGCTTCAACGTTGTTTTTTCAGAACATCGAACTCTCACATAGCTTTGTCGGTTTCAACTCAAGCGCCGTAAAGCCTGACACCCTCTTCAGTTACAAAGAATTAAATGAACTTACAGAGTAAGAGGTCAACATTAATACTTTCTTGATTCATAAGAAAAACCGTTCTGCCCAGTGTTCCTTGcttcattttatgaaataataattgttaatttaaaaaaaaaagtatattggAAATATTAGTGGCAAACATATGCTAATATAGATGTAAAGGCACCATTGGTATCCGATCCGATCttgatatatttctatttttgcatTCAGTTTGATTATTATGACCGTCCTTccataaatatgatataaagttTTCGTTAGGCTTTTGGTATAACTAACCAGTAAAGTTGGCTTTCTATAAAAGGATATTCTTTTTCATGCACGATAGCCACGGAACCCTTGCAGCCGGAATCATTGGATCAGAAAGAGGGAACCAAATATGTTCTGCTGGCATTGCTTTTAACGCAACTCTTGTGGGTTTGTCAAGTTCTTACAAGTTCTAACAGTAGATTTTATTCTTATTCACCTGCTCTGTACAAGGTCCACTTTGTTCTACCTAATGTTAAACgtgtttgattttaaactgttatttatttatgtttcttaAGTCGAAATAATACGGATTACTTTTATAGGTTTAAAGGTGTTCAAACTAGATGAAGAGGACATCAAAATCCTTAAAGCCTTCAAGCATGTCTCATTCAGCAACGAGAAAATACCTGCTGCATTAGAATATAAAAGAGACGTAATTGACATTTATTCGTGCAGCTTTAACCTTAGGTCAGCGTTtgtcaaaaatgacattgagACCAAGACGATATTGAAAGAGGGAGTCACAAAGGTATCAAGAAATATGTTGATAGACTAAGTCATACATATGATTCGCGATAGTTTCAACTTCTGGTTTAGTTGTTCGAACCCCTTGATCTAGTCAACTTGTCTAGCACTCCTCCATTCCGGATATTTCAACGAAAATTAGATGTCCTTTAGTGCCAGGGTGTCAAGAGCGTTTTCACCAGATATGGTCAAACTCTATAGTAACATAGTGCAAAATGATATGGATTTTCTGCATTAGTCTACAGTAGGGCTAGtataattgttgaattatatGACAGTGTAAACAAACTTAACTTGTGTTTTTCATTAACAGGGAAGAAACGGAAAAGGTAGTATATTCGTGTTTTCTGCCGGAAACGCAATGACTGGCGACATCCATGACAGAAACATGGAATTTTATGCAAGCAGTGTATACACCATCACTTTTTCGAGTGTCGGAAAACATGGAAAGCGACCTTCATATACCCAACCCGGTTCATGCATTTTGGCTGCAACTTTCGGCGATTTTCGAATATGGGCCGGGGAAATATTAGTgagttattttacaaatgaatttATTAGTACAAagacagaaacaaacaatataaaccGTTTAAGTGTTGTCATGCGTATGTAGTGTCTGTTTTATATGATAGTTATATATGCGTTTGTTAGTGAAAATGTCTTATTTGTGCAACAGAAATCCACAGCAAGAGAAACCCAATGCAAGAAATTCCAAGGAACCTCAGCGGCGGCGGCCAGAGGCTCGGGAATGATTGCTCTCATGTTGGAAGCCAAGTAGGCAATTTGGAAAGATTGTAATTGGTACAGTCCTTACAATTTTGAAAGAATAATAATCTTGTTCATGCAACAGGGTGATACAGAAAGTCGCTTTCAAGAAAACTTGAATTCTTTTGATAGAAATAGATACTATTATATTTCCTTAAATGCAATGGAAACTAAAGCAGCAAGCCGAGCAGCTGAAAGCATAATAGTTCGTTTAAATGCATACTGATCAAATACCAAAGCCAAACAGGCAATTATTATGAGACCTTTTATTGAACCATTTCACATAcaaattaaaagtaatttattttcattctagTCCCTTTTTGACATGGAGAGATGTGCAGTATATAATCATTCTCTCGTCTTCATTGGACAATGTGAACAGTCAGGGATATACCGCATGGAATGTAGCAGGCCGAAGATGTGCGTTTAGagttataacatacattttattataatttcttcAGTTTAAATGGATGCACTCAGGCTTATCATGACCTTATaattcttaaagatgcactcttactcccaaaaaagaattaccacaattaataatattttttaataatacaaaaaggatgaataaatgtcgaaaacaatggttcttatgaaagataccgagttgaaatttgaaagaaattagcacaacacacggtatttctaccttataagactatagtagaccacagtaaatgttttagcattcaccaatcatttaatatttttgcgcatTCTGCTATTGAATACCCGGTTACAATAtggttatcagtaattaatattttccataaatgcattatttagtaagtagttaaaggttaaataggcacaattgatgtt
The sequence above is drawn from the Mya arenaria isolate MELC-2E11 chromosome 14, ASM2691426v1 genome and encodes:
- the LOC128217966 gene encoding neuroendocrine convertase 2-like isoform X2, translated to MKAYMIFTTLIILNVTGILISVNVYKYKVKFAFEIVDNFEEIKFKSGDFGFKYIKQIAIKLHVFEANTTALWRADQLSRAFREQFSSEISAAEPYHESEVPSRSPTPYRGRNRSRNRRDLRKSQLYKSCAVYYDPDVEEAWKIGYTGKNVTVAVVDTGVYVDHPDLRMNVNIELSHSFVGFNSSAVKPDTLFSYKELNELTDHGTLAAGIIGSERGNQICSAGIAFNATLVGLKVFKLDEEDIKILKAFKHVSFSNEKIPAALEYKRDVIDIYSCSFNLRSAFVKNDIETKTILKEGVTKGRNGKGSIFVFSAGNAMTGDIHDRNMEFYASSVYTITFSSVGKHGKRPSYTQPGSCILAATFGDFRIWAGEILKSTARETQCKKFQGTSAAAARGSGMIALMLEAK
- the LOC128217966 gene encoding neuroendocrine convertase 2-like isoform X1 — its product is MKAYMIFTTLIILNVTGILISVNVYKYKVKFAFEIVDNFEEIKFKSGDFGFKYIKQIAIKLHVFEANTTALWRADQLSRAFREQFSSEISAAEPYHESEVPSRSPTPYRGRNRSRNRRDLRKSQLYKSCAVYYDPDVEEAWKIGYTGKNVTVAVVDTGVYVDHPDLRMNVNIELSHSFVGFNSSAVKPDTLFSYKELNELTDHGTLAAGIIGSERGNQICSAGIAFNATLVGLKVFKLDEEDIKILKAFKHVSFSNEKIPAALEYKRDVIDIYSCSFNLRSAFVKNDIETKTILKEGVTKGRNGKGSIFVFSAGNAMTGDIHDRNMEFYASSVYTITFSSVGKHGKRPSYTQPGSCILAATFGDFRIWAGEILKSTARETQCKKFQGTSAAAARGSGMIALMLEANPFLTWRDVQYIIILSSSLDNVNSQGYTAWNVAGRRYNQYFGFGLMNATAMVLTAKNWSSVSKQRTISARPHSFRKLASSKYNATIAITNIPVCATPSCLQLVEQVEVFLNFTLAQGGLADMEILLVSPSNTLSYLLSQREQNWDKQPKRQQVWNIEWSFTSVHFWGEPVNGTWVLLIQNNISSTSSDWIVKLRDVSLTFYGVKRRKQYIKKEEKYQFSSDISVVNDMQRLLRESDVFELETVKSKLIEKTVKPKNEWSFILVLKVFIISMCLYVLIFGCFLCYNYVIPIAKW